Proteins from one Chitinivibrionales bacterium genomic window:
- the acpP gene encoding acyl carrier protein — translation MGDQISRENIVSRIKKVVVEVLRVEENKLSESSNFQEDLGADSLDIVTMLMSLEDEFKRQISDEEAKSLITIGATADFIMNQIDSPSSKQPQS, via the coding sequence ATGGGGGATCAAATTTCACGGGAAAATATTGTCAGTCGAATTAAAAAAGTTGTTGTCGAAGTGCTCCGGGTTGAAGAAAACAAGCTCTCCGAATCCAGTAACTTTCAGGAAGATCTTGGAGCCGATTCACTTGATATTGTCACCATGCTCATGTCTCTGGAAGATGAATTCAAGCGTCAGATTTCCGATGAAGAAGCAAAATCATTGATTACTATCGGCGCTACAGCTGATTTTATTATGAACCAGATCGATTCGCCGTCATCAAAACAACCCCAATCATGA
- a CDS encoding type III polyketide synthase has translation MSTKHDIGHSIPPEIKIASIGAANPPVKIEQPLADRLYTRYYKDELTRRSMDVLHKVLLHPSIKTRYVSAKNHTELLKFKNEDPDKRMDRFAYWAVELGKNAVTRAITKCGAEISDIDALITNTCTGYLCPGIGTYLIDALGLSPDTFVYDLAGAGCGGAIPNIQLAHNFVKGSPGSIAVSVAIEICSATFQMDNDIALIISNAIFGDGAAAAVLWDRPQGFTLVDTMSRFDPKYREDVRYVYKKGQLHNRISSRLPKVLGEIVPALINELIERNNLKISDISHWAIHPGGDKIIEILKDEMNLSEEQLDPTRSVLSEYGNMSSPTVLFEIDRIMNNGTKSGDWGVVVGFGAGLSVYAYLLKT, from the coding sequence ATGAGTACGAAACATGATATTGGACACAGCATCCCTCCTGAAATCAAGATCGCATCGATCGGTGCAGCGAATCCACCGGTAAAAATAGAACAGCCGCTTGCAGACCGTCTCTACACGCGATACTATAAAGACGAATTAACCCGGCGAAGTATGGATGTTCTTCACAAGGTACTCTTACACCCCAGCATTAAAACCAGATATGTTTCGGCAAAAAATCATACCGAGCTTCTTAAGTTCAAGAATGAAGACCCTGATAAGCGCATGGACCGTTTCGCCTACTGGGCGGTTGAACTAGGTAAAAATGCTGTGACCAGAGCGATAACAAAATGCGGCGCTGAAATCTCGGATATCGACGCGCTTATAACAAATACCTGTACCGGGTATCTCTGTCCGGGTATCGGCACCTATCTTATCGACGCGCTTGGCTTGTCACCCGATACCTTTGTGTATGATCTTGCGGGTGCCGGATGTGGTGGAGCGATCCCGAATATCCAGCTGGCTCATAACTTTGTTAAAGGTTCTCCCGGAAGTATCGCGGTCAGTGTGGCGATCGAGATATGCAGTGCAACGTTCCAGATGGATAATGATATCGCCTTAATCATATCCAACGCGATTTTCGGTGACGGTGCTGCCGCCGCAGTACTCTGGGACCGTCCGCAGGGATTTACACTGGTTGACACCATGAGCAGATTCGATCCGAAGTACAGGGAAGATGTTCGTTATGTCTATAAAAAAGGACAGCTCCATAATCGTATCAGCTCCCGGCTGCCTAAAGTGCTCGGAGAAATAGTTCCTGCCTTAATTAACGAGTTGATCGAAAGAAATAACCTGAAAATATCCGACATTTCCCATTGGGCTATTCACCCCGGAGGGGATAAAATTATCGAAATTCTTAAAGATGAGATGAATCTCTCAGAGGAACAGCTCGACCCGACCCGTTCGGTACTGTCGGAATATGGAAACATGTCCTCACCTACCGTGCTCTTCGAGATTGACAGGATCATGAACAATGGAACCAAATCGGGTGATTGGGGTGTTGTGGTCGGCTTTGGGGCGGGACTTTCGGTTTATGCATACCTTTTAAAAACCTGA
- a CDS encoding MMPL family transporter, translated as MNSLFKKYLNYKKTILVFWIVCVIVSGSGIFRLTVTHEHTSFFSQSNKRFKQQQKLQRSYRYNGNLLFCVVPDSGDIFTPRTLQCIDRLETRIRELPYASLVQSVTSYKKTVMGLGGLTAKNLIDLSDTSTTGYLDKIKKTITSDPLAINRLVSSNGHAAGIVVYFDIPDSIPTPTKQIATSARGIIKSLSPTYPDIRLYVTGGYMLDEAFAQASFKDIRLLLPLMYLIMIIALWFILHDTSTLLAVIAVVLGSSLTAMGFAGWLGIVLTPPSSIAPIIILTVGIADCIHIVISFFHAHRPGTSQKDAVLHALRKNSMPVFITSATTLIGFAGLNFSEVPPFRDLGTIVGIGIVAAFLLTMTLLPLMLISMPIKARPPRWGRHDLIGTYLGTLITAHSNKLLLFTAAIAFTCILGLRRIEFNDMFIDYFDSSFTFKNHTEAVMENLTGLDYIECSFTPPPGTSISDTSYLDYIDNFCSWARSYPGVVHVAGISDVLKLINRQLHGGDTAYYRLGDPSLIKSILEQSHSSSAQKAGMSLLVGRGKNATRVIVTVGKISAKELRMLEQKIKNRTDHTDADGITAVISSISLLFAHISEHNIRSMARGIGITLIAIFVFLSILGRAMHWGIIGLFPNIVTLLMAIGLWGIITGEAGLATSIVAAMSLGIIVDDTIHLLYAFMAACTGKCRKPTDAVHYAMRHTADAIVFTSLILAAGFGILSFSGFRPTAHMGILTTIILIFAAAADLFLFTPILMFLPCSADNRKMPGNGSIDECDQQ; from the coding sequence ATGAACAGTTTGTTTAAAAAATATCTCAACTACAAAAAAACGATCCTTGTATTCTGGATTGTATGTGTTATCGTATCCGGTTCGGGAATATTCCGGCTTACCGTCACTCACGAGCACACCTCATTCTTCAGTCAATCGAACAAACGATTTAAACAGCAGCAAAAGCTCCAGCGTTCCTATCGCTACAATGGCAACCTTCTGTTTTGTGTTGTTCCCGATTCCGGCGACATTTTTACCCCCCGGACCCTTCAATGTATCGATCGCCTCGAGACCCGGATCCGGGAGCTTCCCTATGCATCACTGGTGCAGTCGGTTACCAGTTACAAAAAAACAGTCATGGGCCTCGGCGGTTTGACGGCAAAAAATCTTATCGACCTGTCCGATACCAGCACCACCGGATACCTCGACAAAATAAAGAAAACCATTACTTCAGATCCCCTTGCAATAAACCGTCTTGTATCCTCAAACGGGCACGCAGCCGGCATTGTGGTCTATTTCGACATCCCCGATTCGATTCCTACCCCCACAAAGCAGATAGCAACTTCGGCACGTGGCATAATAAAATCTTTATCGCCTACTTATCCGGATATCCGGCTTTATGTCACCGGTGGTTATATGCTCGATGAAGCATTTGCTCAAGCGAGTTTTAAAGACATCCGCCTGCTTCTTCCCCTGATGTATCTGATCATGATAATCGCACTCTGGTTTATTCTGCACGACACAAGCACTTTACTTGCGGTCATTGCCGTTGTTTTGGGCTCTTCACTCACGGCAATGGGTTTTGCGGGATGGCTCGGCATTGTTCTGACACCGCCATCATCGATAGCACCAATCATCATACTTACCGTCGGTATTGCCGACTGTATTCATATTGTAATCAGCTTCTTTCACGCTCATCGTCCGGGCACGAGCCAAAAAGATGCCGTATTGCATGCATTGCGGAAAAACAGCATGCCCGTTTTCATTACCAGCGCAACGACCCTTATCGGATTTGCAGGGTTGAATTTCAGTGAAGTACCACCTTTTCGTGATCTTGGGACAATTGTCGGCATCGGAATAGTAGCGGCATTTCTGCTTACCATGACCCTTCTTCCGCTCATGTTGATATCCATGCCCATCAAGGCCCGCCCCCCCCGATGGGGTCGTCATGATTTAATCGGAACATACCTTGGAACCCTTATTACCGCACATTCCAACAAGCTTTTGCTTTTTACGGCAGCAATCGCTTTTACCTGCATACTCGGACTCCGGCGGATCGAGTTCAACGACATGTTTATCGATTATTTCGATTCGAGCTTTACTTTCAAAAATCATACCGAAGCAGTGATGGAAAATCTGACCGGTCTCGATTACATCGAATGTTCTTTTACTCCCCCACCGGGAACATCGATAAGCGACACCTCCTATCTTGACTATATCGACAATTTCTGTTCATGGGCCCGCTCCTATCCCGGTGTCGTGCATGTTGCGGGGATCAGTGATGTACTCAAGCTGATAAACCGGCAACTCCACGGAGGTGACACGGCCTACTACCGCCTCGGTGACCCCTCATTGATAAAGTCGATTCTTGAGCAGAGTCACAGCAGTTCAGCACAAAAGGCCGGAATGTCACTCCTTGTAGGACGGGGAAAAAATGCTACCCGGGTTATCGTTACCGTAGGCAAAATATCGGCCAAAGAACTTCGAATGCTCGAACAAAAAATCAAAAACCGGACCGATCACACCGATGCAGATGGTATTACCGCTGTTATCTCAAGTATTTCGTTACTCTTTGCCCACATTTCCGAACATAATATCAGGAGCATGGCCCGCGGTATAGGGATTACCCTTATAGCAATCTTTGTTTTCCTGAGTATTCTGGGCAGGGCAATGCACTGGGGCATAATCGGTCTTTTCCCCAACATTGTGACATTGCTTATGGCGATCGGCCTGTGGGGGATCATTACCGGTGAAGCCGGACTTGCAACCTCAATCGTTGCAGCCATGAGTCTGGGAATAATAGTCGATGATACGATCCATCTGCTGTATGCATTCATGGCAGCGTGCACAGGCAAATGCCGGAAACCGACCGATGCCGTGCACTATGCAATGCGTCACACGGCAGATGCCATTGTTTTTACCTCCCTCATTCTCGCCGCAGGCTTCGGCATTCTCTCCTTCTCTGGATTTCGTCCAACCGCGCATATGGGAATTCTGACCACCATTATCCTCATTTTTGCTGCAGCGGCCGACCTGTTTCTTTTTACGCCGATTCTCATGTTTTTACCATGCTCAGCAGATAATCGGAAAATGCCGGGAAATGGCAGTATTGATGAATGTGACCAGCAGTAA
- a CDS encoding aldehyde dehydrogenase family protein — protein sequence MSSFDPQNIIDRQKIFFASGATLEIRERKCYLRRLKATIESYEDEIIRALKEDLGKPAFESYTSEIAYSLSQIDYAIRNVAKWSKKKRAKMLLINMPGHSYYYPRPYGCALIIAPWNYPFGLIFAPLAAALAAGNCAVLKPSEYTPATASCIKKMIADAFDPSILTVCTGGASETKALVAQNVDFIFFTGSSSIGKAVMESAARHLTPVALELGGKNPCIVDSSASVKESARRIVWGKFFNAGQTCIAPDFVCVHESILDDLNQALIDAIRRFFGKNPFESSNYGRIVNDHHVQRLTKLLQSCTPLYGGTVKDAERYIEPTVVKFDTWDTPLMEEEIFGPILPVTAYQDVDILLKHLHSLPEPLALYCFTADSKIKDKIRQRTRSGTICFNGTIHALMSKELPFGGVGNSGMGRYHGKSGFDTFSYIRSVMDKHHRLGVPVVYPPYSLPLGFVQKIQKFIM from the coding sequence ATGAGTTCATTCGATCCTCAAAATATAATTGACAGGCAAAAAATATTCTTTGCCTCCGGCGCCACATTAGAAATTAGAGAACGAAAATGCTATTTGCGTCGGCTAAAGGCAACTATCGAGTCGTATGAAGACGAGATCATTCGGGCTTTGAAAGAGGACCTTGGTAAACCGGCCTTTGAATCGTATACAAGTGAAATCGCCTATTCCCTTTCGCAGATCGACTATGCAATTCGCAACGTAGCCAAATGGTCGAAAAAAAAGCGGGCAAAGATGTTGCTTATAAACATGCCCGGTCACAGCTATTATTATCCTCGCCCCTATGGGTGTGCGCTTATTATTGCTCCCTGGAATTATCCTTTCGGGCTGATTTTTGCCCCCCTTGCAGCGGCACTTGCCGCAGGCAATTGTGCTGTTTTAAAACCGTCGGAATATACCCCGGCCACGGCGTCGTGTATTAAAAAAATGATAGCCGATGCATTTGATCCATCGATTTTGACCGTCTGCACGGGTGGGGCGTCGGAAACAAAGGCGCTTGTCGCTCAGAATGTCGATTTCATTTTCTTTACGGGCAGCAGCAGTATCGGCAAAGCGGTCATGGAATCGGCGGCAAGACATCTGACACCGGTTGCGCTTGAACTGGGAGGCAAAAACCCCTGCATTGTCGATTCCTCGGCATCGGTCAAAGAATCTGCTCGGCGGATTGTCTGGGGCAAGTTTTTCAATGCAGGCCAAACCTGTATAGCGCCCGACTTTGTGTGTGTCCACGAAAGCATACTTGACGATTTAAACCAGGCGCTCATCGATGCGATCAGGCGTTTTTTCGGCAAGAACCCTTTCGAAAGCTCTAATTACGGACGTATCGTTAATGATCATCATGTGCAAAGGCTCACAAAGCTTCTTCAAAGCTGCACTCCCTTGTATGGCGGTACGGTCAAAGATGCCGAACGATATATCGAGCCTACGGTGGTAAAATTTGACACCTGGGATACCCCGCTTATGGAGGAAGAGATATTCGGACCGATCCTTCCCGTTACCGCATATCAAGATGTAGACATCCTTTTAAAGCATCTGCATTCTCTACCGGAGCCGCTTGCTTTGTATTGCTTTACGGCAGATAGTAAAATTAAAGATAAAATCAGGCAGCGTACCCGGTCGGGCACGATCTGTTTCAACGGGACGATCCATGCCCTTATGTCTAAGGAACTTCCCTTCGGGGGTGTAGGTAACAGCGGAATGGGCCGATATCACGGCAAGTCCGGTTTCGATACATTCAGCTACATTCGGAGTGTCATGGATAAGCATCACCGGCTGGGCGTCCCCGTAGTTTATCCTCCTTATTCTCTACCGCTCGGTTTTGTACAAAAGATTCAAAAATTTATTATGTAG
- the crtI gene encoding phytoene desaturase — MQNRKKVIVIGAGLGGMSAAISCAIRGYDVTVYEKNDKVGGKLNVMSKDGFTFDLGPSILTLPHIFEQLFAMSNKKMSDYVDIETLDTHWRNFFEDGTVLNLYADNKATAEELEKHIPGSGIQYRTFVKYSKKQYEIVEKKYFKKGLDTSWGIFTSYNWFELFFNLDIYHTMNYSVERYFSDRHLRDIFNYFIKYVGSSSYNAPGFMNLLPWVQIGYGLWYVKGGMYNLAKGLERLMKDLGITIHIGTEVTQIMHERSRVKGIILKNGEEQCADAVISNMEVIPAYKKLLGEPDSFMHKLDKFEPACSGLVLHLGLDTIYPQLAHHNFVYSNNQKEHFDLVFNKNVIPNDPSIYLVAPTRTDPSQAPKGCDNLKILPHIPYINDDHPVTGTDYEALAERCIDKLEAVGLKDIRRHIIVRDMWTPVDIEARYYSNKGAIYGVVSDKKKNFALKAPKKSSRYSNLYFAGGSVNPGGGIPMVCLSGQNTAQLVARDLG, encoded by the coding sequence ATGCAAAATAGGAAAAAGGTTATTGTTATCGGCGCCGGGCTTGGTGGCATGTCCGCAGCAATCAGCTGTGCAATCCGTGGATATGATGTTACCGTTTATGAAAAAAACGACAAAGTCGGCGGAAAACTCAATGTGATGAGCAAAGACGGATTCACCTTCGATCTGGGGCCATCGATTTTGACTCTGCCCCATATTTTCGAACAGCTTTTTGCCATGTCCAACAAAAAAATGTCCGATTATGTCGATATCGAGACGCTCGATACGCACTGGCGGAATTTTTTTGAGGATGGTACGGTTCTCAACCTGTATGCTGATAACAAAGCTACCGCCGAAGAACTCGAAAAGCATATTCCCGGAAGCGGTATTCAGTATAGAACATTTGTAAAATATTCGAAAAAGCAGTATGAAATTGTTGAAAAGAAATATTTCAAAAAAGGCCTGGATACATCCTGGGGTATTTTTACCAGCTACAACTGGTTTGAATTGTTCTTCAATCTCGACATATATCACACGATGAATTATTCGGTGGAGCGCTATTTCAGCGATCGACACTTGCGTGATATTTTCAATTATTTCATTAAATATGTGGGATCATCCTCCTATAATGCTCCCGGTTTTATGAACCTCCTTCCCTGGGTGCAAATCGGCTACGGGCTCTGGTATGTCAAGGGTGGGATGTACAATCTGGCAAAGGGACTGGAAAGGTTAATGAAAGATCTCGGGATTACTATTCATATCGGCACCGAAGTTACGCAGATCATGCACGAGCGAAGCCGGGTAAAGGGTATTATACTGAAAAATGGAGAAGAACAATGTGCCGATGCGGTGATTTCCAACATGGAAGTGATTCCTGCTTACAAAAAGCTTTTAGGCGAACCGGACTCATTTATGCACAAACTTGACAAGTTTGAGCCGGCATGTTCAGGGCTCGTGCTTCACCTGGGCCTCGATACTATTTACCCACAGCTGGCGCACCATAATTTTGTTTACTCAAACAATCAGAAGGAGCATTTCGATCTGGTTTTCAACAAGAACGTTATTCCAAACGACCCGAGTATCTATCTTGTTGCACCCACCCGTACCGATCCATCTCAGGCTCCCAAGGGGTGCGACAATCTGAAAATATTACCCCATATTCCCTATATAAACGATGACCATCCTGTAACCGGAACCGATTATGAGGCGCTGGCCGAGCGGTGCATCGACAAACTCGAGGCGGTGGGGCTGAAAGATATCCGCAGACATATTATCGTAAGGGACATGTGGACGCCGGTAGATATCGAGGCACGGTACTATTCCAATAAGGGGGCAATTTACGGTGTCGTATCGGATAAAAAGAAAAATTTTGCTCTCAAGGCGCCCAAGAAAAGTTCCCGGTATTCAAATCTTTATTTTGCCGGCGGAAGTGTCAATCCTGGAGGAGGCATACCGATGGTGTGTCTGAGTGGACAGAATACAGCACAATTAGTGGCCCGGGATCTGGGGTAG
- a CDS encoding glycosyltransferase, with product MIIFSLIAASLAAVLFWIPGLYLLWRIPFCSGERNGHEGCTIIIPARDEAGNLPPLLESLRSQLLPRDEILVVNDHSRDNTPEIALNHGARVMGSGKRPDGWTGKTWACWQGAQAANNEMMLFVDADTWFAQGALTRMVATLQRKNGLVSVQPFHCMKKAYERLSALFNLMVMIGVDAFTFGKTNKGPSGSFGPCILCSKKDYFTVGGHKSVRNLVLENLALGPLFKKSGFQISCFGGAHTIFFRMYSDGLKDLVEGWTKGFATGAARTPPRIMALTIAWISGAFIAAIVVAVAILVHTLSAMAVAAFIYLLYAGQFYWMLRRIGNFGILTCLFFPLHLLFFVLIYIRSFIAIFIRKSVRWKGRNLSMGK from the coding sequence ATGATTATATTTTCCCTTATCGCAGCATCCCTGGCGGCAGTTCTTTTCTGGATTCCCGGCCTGTATCTTTTGTGGCGGATCCCTTTTTGCAGCGGAGAACGAAATGGTCATGAAGGGTGTACAATTATTATTCCTGCGCGTGATGAAGCCGGCAATCTGCCGCCCCTTTTGGAATCTTTGCGCTCTCAGCTTCTGCCCCGTGATGAAATTCTGGTTGTCAATGATCATTCCCGGGATAATACCCCCGAAATTGCCCTGAACCATGGCGCCCGGGTGATGGGAAGCGGTAAACGGCCCGATGGTTGGACCGGAAAAACATGGGCATGCTGGCAGGGGGCTCAGGCCGCGAATAATGAGATGATGCTGTTTGTCGATGCCGATACCTGGTTTGCCCAGGGAGCGCTCACGAGAATGGTCGCAACCCTGCAACGTAAAAATGGACTGGTGTCGGTTCAACCCTTTCACTGCATGAAAAAGGCATACGAACGTCTCTCCGCCCTCTTTAACCTCATGGTTATGATCGGTGTGGATGCCTTTACGTTTGGGAAAACCAACAAGGGGCCGTCTGGAAGCTTCGGGCCATGCATACTCTGCAGCAAAAAAGACTACTTTACTGTTGGAGGACACAAAAGCGTCCGCAATCTGGTACTGGAAAACCTTGCGTTAGGGCCACTATTTAAAAAATCCGGATTTCAAATCAGTTGTTTCGGTGGTGCACATACAATCTTTTTCCGCATGTATTCCGATGGCCTGAAAGATTTGGTTGAAGGATGGACCAAAGGGTTTGCCACAGGGGCCGCTCGAACACCACCGCGTATTATGGCCCTCACTATTGCATGGATCAGCGGGGCTTTCATCGCCGCAATTGTTGTCGCTGTGGCAATTTTGGTACATACTCTCTCTGCCATGGCGGTTGCCGCCTTTATTTACCTGCTGTATGCAGGGCAATTCTACTGGATGCTTCGTCGAATCGGCAATTTTGGAATTCTCACCTGTCTGTTCTTTCCGCTCCACCTGCTTTTCTTTGTTTTAATTTATATTAGGTCCTTTATAGCAATTTTCATACGCAAAAGCGTCCGGTGGAAAGGGCGGAACCTTTCGATGGGGAAATGA